One genomic region from Arthrobacter sp. YN encodes:
- a CDS encoding twin-arginine translocation signal domain-containing protein — translation MKTSIINRRGFLGLSAAGVAAAALSACTVNSPAPPGSGTSGTGGITIMGNEGEITKDVIAAWQQKNPEAPITFVKYDETRLNAMLAAGSPPDLVRGAGAQITPYLATRKIAKPLDDYIAKSSLFKSSDLESVNDVWKWDGTTQGAGQTYGLTKDWSLDMMFWYNTSVFEEVGAKAPDSANPPTYDDLLEIAKTMTKSEAGKVTRYGLFATSPDVAVLQGMLATAGVSLFSEDFKKVDFSTPEAQKAIRWLGDVATAKAGYTLVDPNPDGWDWPPFSAQRQAMAAGGYWVTGIVGADATAPGFARMAPAPLLGTQRVSPTTSATGHWIPEKAKNADGSFAFLEWFTAGQPAVDRAATGSGLPVIKSLRSNLPAKEAFQKAALEVQKEEDKYAKVLSFSPYATVTALTAAVSDLFPKLVEGSLTAGQFADQANAKCNALLDEGVSRIGG, via the coding sequence ATGAAGACATCAATAATTAACCGCCGGGGATTCCTCGGCCTTTCCGCGGCGGGCGTCGCCGCCGCCGCTCTCAGCGCATGCACAGTTAACTCCCCGGCCCCACCGGGAAGTGGCACGTCCGGCACGGGCGGCATCACTATTATGGGCAACGAAGGGGAGATCACCAAGGACGTGATCGCTGCGTGGCAGCAAAAGAACCCTGAAGCGCCGATTACCTTTGTCAAGTACGACGAGACCCGGCTGAATGCAATGCTCGCAGCTGGAAGCCCGCCGGACCTGGTACGTGGTGCGGGAGCCCAGATAACCCCCTACCTGGCAACGCGAAAGATCGCGAAGCCACTGGATGACTACATTGCGAAGAGCTCGCTCTTTAAGTCCTCCGATCTGGAATCCGTCAACGATGTGTGGAAGTGGGACGGTACCACCCAAGGCGCGGGGCAGACTTACGGACTGACCAAGGACTGGAGCCTGGACATGATGTTCTGGTACAACACGTCCGTCTTCGAGGAGGTGGGGGCCAAGGCTCCGGACAGCGCCAACCCACCCACATACGATGATCTGTTGGAAATCGCCAAGACCATGACCAAGTCCGAGGCCGGTAAGGTCACCCGATACGGTCTGTTCGCCACGAGTCCCGATGTGGCGGTCCTCCAGGGCATGCTCGCAACGGCTGGGGTCTCCTTGTTCAGCGAGGACTTCAAGAAGGTGGACTTCAGCACGCCTGAGGCACAGAAGGCCATCCGATGGCTAGGTGATGTGGCCACGGCCAAGGCAGGCTACACGTTAGTGGACCCCAACCCGGACGGCTGGGATTGGCCACCGTTCAGCGCCCAGCGTCAGGCCATGGCTGCGGGTGGCTACTGGGTGACCGGCATCGTGGGGGCGGACGCTACGGCTCCTGGCTTCGCCCGGATGGCGCCGGCCCCTTTGCTGGGCACGCAGCGTGTCAGTCCGACCACGAGCGCGACCGGGCACTGGATTCCGGAGAAGGCGAAGAACGCCGATGGCAGCTTCGCCTTCCTCGAGTGGTTCACTGCCGGGCAGCCGGCCGTAGACCGGGCTGCGACTGGCAGCGGCCTTCCTGTCATCAAGAGCCTGCGTTCGAACCTTCCTGCCAAGGAAGCCTTTCAGAAGGCTGCGCTGGAGGTGCAGAAGGAGGAAGACAAGTACGCCAAGGTCCTGAGCTTCTCCCCGTATGCGACTGTCACTGCCCTCACCGCAGCCGTCTCTGACCTGTTC
- a CDS encoding extracellular solute-binding protein, translating into MKYLKTLTAISLAAMVLVTGCGAPKPPSTANAAAGEVTLPTEPLTINVVDVAGNLQLSQTIFDNYQKEHPDLVKEFTFQKVNAPELVGKLQAQQKAGRLDIDLVLTGSDGMASGLKQDVWYDLLGQQKDKLPDPASIYDENVAKFQELANGKGLSFVFYPGGPLLEYDPAKVSDPPKTPQELLDWAKANPNKFFYARPANSGIGRAFLMGLPYMLGDKDPKDPVNGWEKTWAYLAELNQYIDYYPTGTAQTMTELAQGNRWMIPTTTGWDINPRAIGQVPAEMQVSAFDNFTWVGDGHFMTVPKGIEGQRLAVVLDFMKYALEPKQQAYTYDSGYLYPGPAVKNVPLSMAPQESQDLIKKFGRPLYDELIESRPLEIPLEADAMVSAFDLWDRNIGGSKVQKK; encoded by the coding sequence ATGAAGTACTTAAAAACCCTGACTGCCATCTCATTGGCTGCCATGGTGCTTGTCACCGGCTGTGGGGCGCCCAAGCCTCCCAGCACCGCCAACGCCGCAGCCGGAGAGGTCACCCTCCCCACCGAACCGCTGACCATCAACGTCGTCGACGTCGCGGGAAACCTTCAACTCAGCCAGACAATCTTTGACAATTACCAGAAGGAACACCCTGATTTGGTCAAGGAGTTCACCTTCCAGAAAGTCAACGCCCCCGAACTTGTCGGCAAACTGCAGGCACAACAAAAAGCAGGACGCCTCGACATCGATCTGGTCCTGACCGGTTCAGACGGCATGGCCTCGGGCCTGAAGCAGGATGTCTGGTACGACTTGCTAGGCCAGCAGAAGGACAAGCTCCCCGACCCAGCCTCGATCTACGACGAAAACGTTGCGAAATTCCAGGAACTGGCGAACGGCAAGGGCCTTTCCTTCGTCTTCTATCCCGGCGGCCCACTCCTCGAATACGACCCGGCAAAGGTATCCGATCCGCCCAAGACCCCGCAGGAACTCCTCGACTGGGCCAAGGCCAACCCCAACAAGTTCTTCTACGCACGGCCGGCCAACTCCGGCATCGGACGCGCTTTCCTCATGGGACTTCCCTACATGCTTGGCGACAAGGATCCCAAAGACCCTGTCAACGGGTGGGAAAAGACGTGGGCCTACTTGGCTGAACTGAACCAGTACATCGACTACTACCCAACTGGCACGGCCCAGACAATGACCGAACTCGCTCAAGGCAACCGCTGGATGATTCCAACGACCACCGGCTGGGACATCAACCCCCGGGCCATTGGCCAGGTACCCGCGGAGATGCAGGTCAGCGCATTCGACAACTTCACCTGGGTAGGCGACGGGCACTTCATGACAGTTCCGAAGGGCATCGAAGGCCAGCGTCTGGCGGTGGTTCTCGACTTCATGAAATACGCCTTGGAACCCAAGCAACAGGCATACACATACGACTCCGGCTACCTCTACCCCGGCCCCGCAGTTAAAAACGTTCCGCTGTCCATGGCTCCCCAGGAGAGCCAGGACCTCATCAAGAAGTTTGGCCGCCCGCTCTACGACGAACTCATCGAAAGCCGCCCACTGGAAATTCCGCTTGAAGCAGATGCCATGGTTTCGGCCTTTGACCTCTGGGACCGCAACATCGGTGGTTCCAAGGTGCAGAAGAAGTAA
- the arfA gene encoding arabinosylfuranosidase ArfA, with product MPAAKITANPAFVVGPVRRETFGAFVEHLGRCVYTGIYEPGHRTADDAGWRGDVIELTRELGVSTVRYPGGNFVSGYRWEDGIGPKGERPVRLDLAWHTTESNQVGLDDFMDWCAKAGVEAMMAINLGTRGTQDALDVLEYCNIASGTALSDLRRKNGSEEPYGVTFWCLGNEMDGPWQIGHKTAEEYGRLAAETARAMRMIGGDKLRLVACGSSSSKMPTFGEWERTVLTETYEQVDYISAHHYFENLGILEDHLAAGAVMDQFINDIAAHIDHVKSVKKSAKDVHISFDEWNIWHGSQPRNPAPTGTDWPEAPPLLEDLYTVADAVVVGDLLITLLNNTDRVHAASLAQLVNVIAPIMTRPNGPAWKQTTFHPFALTSANAQGQVLQLAVESPSFTSPQHGEVPSLSAVATHDPETGQLTIFATNRNTTERLRISLDLTALGSLEIDQALTYSHHDPLWFATEQDSSTVLPQPLQNISHHDGHLVAELDPISWSMITLG from the coding sequence GTGCCCGCAGCCAAGATAACGGCCAACCCGGCATTCGTCGTTGGGCCGGTGCGTCGGGAAACGTTCGGAGCGTTCGTTGAACATCTCGGAAGGTGCGTCTACACGGGGATATACGAGCCCGGCCACCGCACGGCCGACGACGCCGGGTGGCGGGGCGATGTGATCGAACTTACCCGGGAATTGGGTGTGAGCACCGTCCGATACCCCGGCGGAAACTTCGTCTCAGGGTACCGATGGGAAGACGGCATCGGGCCCAAGGGTGAACGGCCTGTTCGCCTCGACCTCGCATGGCACACCACCGAAAGCAACCAGGTGGGCCTGGACGACTTCATGGATTGGTGCGCCAAAGCCGGAGTCGAGGCCATGATGGCGATTAATTTGGGAACCCGCGGCACACAGGATGCTCTGGACGTCCTCGAATACTGCAATATCGCCTCCGGGACAGCACTCTCCGACCTCCGAAGGAAGAACGGCTCCGAGGAACCCTATGGCGTCACCTTCTGGTGCCTGGGCAACGAGATGGACGGGCCTTGGCAAATCGGCCACAAAACAGCCGAGGAATACGGTCGGCTGGCCGCTGAAACCGCCCGCGCCATGCGTATGATCGGCGGAGACAAACTTCGCCTCGTAGCCTGCGGAAGTTCCTCGTCCAAGATGCCCACCTTCGGCGAATGGGAACGCACCGTACTGACCGAAACCTACGAGCAAGTGGACTACATCTCGGCGCATCACTACTTTGAGAACCTCGGCATCCTCGAAGACCACCTCGCCGCCGGCGCTGTCATGGACCAATTCATCAACGACATCGCCGCTCACATCGACCACGTCAAGAGCGTCAAGAAGAGCGCTAAGGACGTCCACATCTCCTTCGACGAATGGAACATCTGGCACGGCAGCCAGCCGCGTAACCCCGCCCCAACAGGTACCGACTGGCCCGAAGCCCCGCCCCTCCTCGAAGACCTCTACACGGTCGCCGATGCCGTGGTCGTGGGCGATCTTCTCATCACACTGCTTAACAACACAGACCGGGTCCACGCCGCTTCCCTCGCCCAACTCGTCAACGTGATCGCGCCCATCATGACCCGCCCCAACGGCCCAGCCTGGAAACAGACCACTTTCCATCCCTTCGCGCTCACCTCCGCCAACGCCCAAGGGCAGGTTCTCCAACTCGCCGTCGAGTCTCCGTCATTTACTTCCCCCCAACATGGAGAGGTGCCCTCCCTTTCAGCCGTGGCCACCCACGATCCGGAAACCGGACAGCTCACAATCTTCGCCACCAACCGCAACACCACCGAGAGACTGCGGATAAGCCTCGATCTGACCGCGCTCGGTAGCCTTGAAATCGATCAGGCATTGACGTACTCCCACCACGACCCGCTGTGGTTCGCCACCGAACAGGACAGCTCCACCGTCCTGCCCCAGCCCCTGCAGAACATCTCACATCATGACGGACACCTCGTCGCAGAGCTCGATCCCATCAGCTGGTCAATGATCACACTCGGCTGA
- a CDS encoding fumarylacetoacetate hydrolase family protein, translated as MDEGGVWKLLTQTDLLSIVAGEAPNLDVTAEPLHMPQLLAPYPGGTIFGIGLNYRDTITDMGFPVPETPYLFPKLSSSIIGPNAPIVLDEEITQEADWEGELAVIIGSRARNVHAERALDYVFGYTAANDISARDVQRSDPQWVRGKGLDTFCPLGPIIITSDEMPDPQQVRIRTWVNGDLVQDGNTADMLFGVKELIAYLSRQFTLRPGDIILSGTPSGCGGFMKPPKFLHPGDRTTVEVQGIGSLINPVAAAVPVM; from the coding sequence GTGGACGAGGGAGGGGTCTGGAAGCTGCTGACCCAGACGGACCTGCTCTCAATCGTGGCCGGCGAAGCCCCCAATCTGGATGTAACAGCGGAACCGCTGCATATGCCACAACTGCTGGCTCCGTATCCTGGTGGCACCATTTTTGGAATCGGGCTCAACTACAGGGACACCATTACTGACATGGGCTTCCCTGTCCCGGAAACCCCGTACCTCTTCCCGAAACTCTCATCCAGCATCATCGGTCCTAACGCACCCATCGTTCTGGACGAGGAGATAACACAGGAAGCTGACTGGGAAGGCGAACTTGCTGTCATCATTGGCAGCCGTGCACGGAACGTCCACGCGGAGCGTGCCCTTGACTACGTCTTTGGGTACACAGCAGCAAACGACATTTCGGCACGGGACGTACAGAGGAGCGACCCGCAATGGGTCCGGGGCAAAGGACTGGACACGTTCTGTCCACTAGGGCCGATCATCATCACTTCGGACGAGATGCCCGATCCGCAGCAGGTGAGGATACGCACTTGGGTCAATGGGGACCTCGTCCAGGACGGAAACACTGCTGACATGCTGTTCGGTGTGAAGGAGCTCATTGCCTATCTGAGCCGGCAGTTCACTCTAAGGCCGGGAGACATCATTCTTTCCGGGACTCCTTCCGGATGCGGTGGCTTCATGAAGCCACCCAAGTTCCTCCATCCTGGGGACAGAACCACAGTCGAGGTCCAAGGGATTGGCAGCCTCATCAACCCTGTGGCAGCTGCCGTTCCCGTCATGTAG
- a CDS encoding IclR family transcriptional regulator translates to MSELIDGRDNEVHDVPLSGTEVGNTAVKDRTAASALDRSLSILDFLATTRGATTGEIASAVRVSRSTTYRLVERLRQRGYVDDIGRAGVWHLGPAAARLALAAVQSSDVAQIAPEYLRMLVQQTRESVNLGVPRGTEMVFIYRDKGPQTVAVHGDVGARRPMHCTSVGKAYLAALPEGEREQIMSKIVYHRFTPQTITTREELEEEISRTIARGWSEDRGEIDPSSTCCGAAIRDNLGRPVAAISVAGVTDRIGPELSRIGAVVASTAEAISRRLGYDPAITPPSTGS, encoded by the coding sequence ATGAGCGAACTTATTGATGGTCGGGACAACGAAGTCCACGATGTCCCACTCAGTGGGACGGAGGTAGGTAACACTGCCGTAAAAGATCGAACTGCCGCTTCGGCTTTGGATCGGAGCCTTTCCATTCTGGATTTTCTGGCCACTACCAGAGGAGCGACGACCGGCGAGATAGCATCCGCAGTCCGAGTCAGCCGAAGCACGACGTACAGGCTGGTGGAGCGTCTGCGGCAGCGAGGCTATGTTGATGACATCGGCCGAGCGGGTGTCTGGCACCTAGGGCCGGCTGCTGCCCGTCTTGCGCTGGCTGCCGTGCAGTCCAGTGACGTGGCTCAGATTGCCCCGGAGTATCTGCGCATGCTGGTACAACAGACCAGGGAATCAGTAAATCTGGGAGTTCCGCGAGGCACAGAGATGGTCTTCATCTACCGCGACAAAGGCCCGCAGACCGTGGCGGTGCACGGTGACGTCGGTGCCCGAAGGCCAATGCACTGTACATCCGTCGGCAAGGCCTATCTGGCCGCACTTCCTGAGGGTGAGCGCGAACAGATCATGTCCAAAATTGTGTACCACCGCTTTACACCTCAAACAATCACAACCCGAGAGGAGCTGGAAGAGGAGATCAGCCGCACCATTGCCCGCGGCTGGTCCGAAGACCGCGGTGAAATAGATCCTTCCAGCACTTGCTGCGGGGCCGCCATCCGGGACAACCTGGGGCGCCCGGTTGCCGCCATCAGCGTTGCCGGAGTAACGGATCGAATTGGTCCGGAACTGTCCCGTATAGGTGCAGTCGTGGCCAGCACCGCTGAAGCAATTTCCCGTCGCCTGGGCTATGACCCTGCAATTACCCCACCCTCTACCGGATCCTGA
- a CDS encoding nuclear transport factor 2 family protein — protein MNTTPPNPAAGYEALIRTYFDGCNEANVEKMAACFTQDAVHYFPPSMYGGAWIGGRLIAERWAQFVATKGSAWTIDRLVVAPDSHQAVIEWTHYKTLEGAILRGDEWYIFDEETGLIKEIRAYYAAAQHSDVAVSELEGFDYAGRGYHLSCPIPRQPTSSTPGA, from the coding sequence GTGAACACGACACCCCCTAACCCCGCTGCCGGGTACGAAGCCTTGATCAGGACCTACTTCGATGGGTGCAACGAAGCCAACGTGGAAAAGATGGCCGCATGCTTCACGCAAGACGCTGTCCACTATTTTCCACCGAGCATGTACGGCGGGGCATGGATCGGGGGCCGTCTCATAGCCGAACGCTGGGCTCAGTTCGTGGCCACCAAAGGTTCTGCGTGGACAATCGACCGTTTGGTCGTGGCACCGGACTCACACCAGGCCGTCATCGAATGGACGCACTATAAGACCTTGGAGGGAGCAATCCTGCGCGGAGACGAATGGTACATCTTCGATGAAGAAACAGGCCTCATCAAGGAAATCCGGGCCTACTACGCTGCCGCCCAACACTCTGACGTTGCTGTCAGCGAGCTCGAAGGTTTCGACTATGCCGGCCGCGGCTACCATCTCAGCTGCCCGATCCCCCGCCAGCCAACAAGTTCGACTCCTGGCGCCTAA
- a CDS encoding ribonuclease activity regulator RraA, whose product MSTDSQGVDQKVLETLAKVSTATLATQLFKHGLRQQFLVGVSPVGQVKEPFAGEAFTMRFIPAREDLDTLEGLADEDNLQWAGVEQLQPGHVMIIDSRSDISAASAGDMLVTRAMHRGAKAFITDGAFRDGYVLETLDIPTYARAITATTRLTSFHVADLQVPVGCAGVAVYPGDVVVGDADGVIIVPRALAAVIAEDALEQEHREAYLHTRVHNGESLLGVYPPNEKTMAEYQEWKASR is encoded by the coding sequence TTGAGTACTGATTCCCAAGGAGTGGACCAGAAGGTCCTGGAGACGTTGGCAAAGGTCAGCACGGCAACGTTGGCCACTCAACTGTTCAAGCACGGGCTCCGCCAGCAGTTCCTGGTAGGAGTGTCTCCTGTGGGACAGGTCAAGGAACCTTTCGCCGGTGAAGCGTTCACAATGCGGTTCATCCCAGCACGGGAGGATCTGGATACCCTTGAAGGACTGGCCGACGAGGACAACCTACAGTGGGCCGGCGTCGAACAGCTTCAGCCTGGGCATGTGATGATCATCGACAGCCGCAGCGACATCAGTGCAGCCTCTGCAGGGGACATGCTCGTAACCCGGGCAATGCACCGGGGAGCTAAGGCCTTCATCACCGACGGCGCCTTCCGCGATGGATATGTTCTCGAAACTTTGGACATCCCCACCTACGCGAGGGCCATCACGGCTACGACACGCCTGACAAGCTTCCATGTAGCGGACCTTCAGGTTCCCGTTGGCTGCGCCGGCGTCGCGGTCTACCCCGGTGACGTGGTTGTCGGCGATGCTGACGGCGTGATCATTGTCCCTCGGGCCCTGGCCGCAGTTATTGCTGAAGATGCCCTGGAGCAGGAACATCGGGAAGCGTATCTTCACACCCGGGTCCACAATGGCGAGTCCCTGCTCGGTGTCTACCCACCCAACGAAAAAACCATGGCTGAATATCAGGAATGGAAGGCCTCCAGGTGA